Proteins from one Coturnix japonica isolate 7356 chromosome 5, Coturnix japonica 2.1, whole genome shotgun sequence genomic window:
- the AHSA1 gene encoding activator of 90 kDa heat shock protein ATPase homolog 1 has protein sequence MAKWGEGDPRWIVEQRADATNVNNWHWTERDASNWSTERLKALLLPVRVEGEEGACEVTEVSKLDGEASINNRKGKLIFFYEWAIKLAWTGTSTTGVKYKGYVEIPNLSDENDIDEVEILVSLAKDEPDTDLKTLMKEEGAKKIREAIKTYISTLKTEFTQGMILPTVNGEHTDTAPQVAPKVKDNKTAASSSTATAQSKSIGVKIPTCKISLKDTFLTSPEELYRVFVTQEMVQAFTHANAALEAEKGGKFQLLDGSVTGEFVDLVPEKQLVMKWRFKSWPAGHFATITLNFTDKGGETEVCLEGKGIPASEEERTKQGWQRYYFEGIKQTFGYGARLF, from the exons ATGGCCAAGTGGGGGGAGGGAGACCCGCGGTGGATCGTGGAGCAGCGGGCGGACGCCACCAACGTCAACAACTGGCACTG GACGGAGCGGGATGCGTCCAACTGGTCCACGGAGCGGCTGAAGGCGCTGCTGCTGCCCGTCAGGGTGGAGGGCGAGGAGGGCGCCTGCGAGGTGACCGAGGTGAGCAAGCTGGACGGGGAGGCCTCCATCAACAACCGCAAGGGAAAGCTCATCTTCTTCTACGAGTGGGCCATCAAACTGGCCTGGACGG GCACCTCGACCACAGGAGTGAAGTACAAAGGTTACGTGGAGATTCCTAATCTCTCGGATGAGAATGACATTGATGAAGTGGAG ATCCTTGTCAGCCTTGCTAAAGATGAGCCTGACACTGACTTGAAGACCCTGATGAAGGAAGAAGGtgcaaaaaaaatcagagaagcaATAAAAACTTACATTAGCACTCTTAAAACAG aATTCACCCAGGGCATGATACTGCCCACAGTGAATGGTGAACATACGGACACAGCACCTCAGGTGGCACCTAAAGTGAAAGACAACAAG ACGGCTGCTAGCAGCAGTACTGCCACAGCACAGTCCAAGTCCATAGGAGTCAAGATCCCTACGTGTAAGATCAGCTTGAAGGACACGTTCTTAACATCTCCTGAAGAGCTCTACCGGGTGTTCGTTACTCAAGAG ATGGTCCAAGCTTTCACCCACGCAAACGCAGCCCTGGAGGCTGAAAAAGGAGGCAAGTTTCAGTTGCTGGATGGCAGTGTCACAGGAGAGTTTGTTGACCTA gtcCCTGAGAAGCAACTTGTTATGAAATGGAGATTTAAGTCTTGGCCAGCTG gGCACTTTGCAACAATTACCTTGAATTTCACTGACAAAGGTGGTGAGACAGAGGTGTGCTTGGAAGGCAAGGGAATTCCTGCCAGTGAGGAGGAGAGAACAAAGCAAGGCTGGCAGCGCTACTACTTTGAGGGTATTAAACAGACATTTGGCTATGGTGCCCGCTTGTTTTAA